In one Diabrotica virgifera virgifera chromosome 5, PGI_DIABVI_V3a genomic region, the following are encoded:
- the LOC114344166 gene encoding uncharacterized protein LOC114344166 produces MSGPRMGMSQQINGSNRRPPNVTHMIPNERSVHAQHSDLIKYIYDSWSKVEMDRSPNSAMYYQEEVNHNLKDFQPFDLEGYWGRRKHLNMHYVKHPQS; encoded by the coding sequence tGGTCCACGTATGGGGATGTCACAGCAAATAAATGGGTCTAATCGTCGGCCTCCAAATGTTACCCATATGATTCCCAATGAAAGATCTGTTCATGCTCAGCACAGCGATTTGATAAAGTACATTTATGATTCTTGGAGTAAGGTTGAAATGGATCGTAGCCCAAATTCTGCAATGTATTATCAGGAAGAAGTTAATCACAATTTAAAAGACTTTCAACCGTTCGATTTAGAAGGATATTGGGGACGAAGAAAACATCTAAATATGCATTATGTTAAGCACCCACAGTCatag